From the genome of Carassius auratus strain Wakin chromosome 26, ASM336829v1, whole genome shotgun sequence, one region includes:
- the LOC113044576 gene encoding protein sprouty homolog 2-like, which translates to METRAQNGGSGSSGLLRALRDTGRPQTGDSEPWEGQVLSLDQIRTIRSSNEYTEGPTVAPRPPAAQQKTDSQTSSPTSTNSIELSEHRNSPRAQRAGQQIPQQAPQSPRSGVSRSTSGTSEGSHSTARASTGSTSSEQRLLGNEGGTSDRVVRAQPKRSELKQEELKPLAPSPGQAGNIKHSNRCEDCGRCKCEGCTCPRTLPSCWMCGRRCLCSATTVMDYATCVCCVKGLFYHCSSDDEDVCADKPFSCTQSHCCMRWTAISVLALFLPCLFCYLPAKGCVALCQACYNCTSRPECHCKNKGVEK; encoded by the coding sequence ATGGAGACAAGAGCTCAAAATGGCGGCAGCGGCTCCTCTGGCTTGCTGCGAGCTTTGCGTGACACTGGCAGACCCCAGACTGGGGACTCGGAGCCTTGGGAAGGTCAGGTGCTCTCCCTGGACCAGATAAGAACCATCCGCAGCAGCAATGAGTACACGGAGGGCCCAACTGTGGCGCCTCGTCCACCGGCCGCCCAGCAGAAAACAGACTCGCAAACTTCTAGCCCGACTTCCACCAACTCCATTGAGCTCTCTGAGCATAGAAACTCCCCCAGGGCTCAACGAGCCGGACAGCAGATTCCTCAACAAGCCCCTCAGTCGCCAAGGAGCGGCGTGAGCAGATCCACCAGTGGCACCAGCGAGGGGTCACACAGCACTGCCAGGGCCAGCACAGGAAGCACCTCATCGGAGCAAAGACTTTTGGGAAACGAAGGCGGGACGAGCGATCGGGTGGTGAGGGCGCAGCCTAAACGTTCAGAGCTGAAGCAGGAGGAACTGAAGCCCTTGGCCCCAAGCCCGGGCCAAGCCGGAAACATCAAGCACTCAAATCGCTGCGAGGACTGCGGCCGCTGCAAGTGCGAAGGGTGCACCTGTCCTCGGACCCTGCCGTCCTGTTGGATGTGCGGCCGCAGGTGCCTTTGCTCGGCGACAACAGTAATGGACTATGCCACCTGTGTCTGCTGTGTCAAGGGTCTCTTCTACCACTGCTCCAGTGACGATGAGGATGTGTGTGCGGACAAGCCCTTCTCTTGCACCCAGTCACACTGCTGCATGCGGTGGACGGCCATAAGCGTCCTGGCACTTTTCCTACCCTGCCTGTTTTGCTACCTTCCGGCAAAGGGCTGCGTGGCATTGTGCCAGGCGTGCTACAACTGCACCAGTCGGCCAGAATGCCACTGCAAGAACAAAGGCGTTGAGAAATAA